From Danio rerio strain Tuebingen ecotype United States chromosome 2, GRCz12tu, whole genome shotgun sequence:
AAGTTTGAAATTGTAAATTATACATCATTATAAGCTGAATAAATAACCTTTTAACTCATTCGACTAATTACAAGGAAAGAATgaactgttaggttagggttgtttacatgcacttttgaaattatttatagtgtgtcaGGAGACCACCATAAGAAAGATATTAAACAGTCTAATACTGCTAGTcgcaaacttgcttataatcaacagAAAGCTAAAAAAAGAATCGTTAAAGTTACTTTATTATCTGTTTatgcaataatattttaatataattataatatatatttaatataatgaaGTGGAACCACTTCTGCAGATATAATGatctagtttttaaaaaaatcaactaaCATGTGACCCAAAAAATTGTCATACATGTGAAATTGTGAATTATACATCATTATACATGAATAATGCGTGTACATTGTTATTATAGGAAGATGTTAGGCTGAGATACAACCATTTCACTTCtgaaatctgagggttaaaaaatctaaatactgagaaaatctgATGAAATAAAGTGATTAGCAATGCATACTAATCAATCTTACATTTTGATATAAAGTAGGAAATGTAGacaaaatgttttatgtaatgtaatattttaattattgccagcatgaaaacaaaatgtataaattTGAGCCATGCATGTGTACGTAAGAcaagttttgtggtccagggtcacaaatgttTGTTCATTTTCCAGACTCCTCTACTGATCCGGTCATCAGATCCACAGCCGTCAGAAAGTGTAACACTAGGAGACTTGCAGGTGAGATGTGTGTTTATGATGTGACACAATCGCTCCTATTTGTTTAGACGTGGAATATTGATTTGCAGATATGCTGATTTTTATAGGACGTGAGAGCCAGCAGTCTTGGATTTCGTCTGAAGAGAGCCAATTCTGCTAACACGAAGAAGCCGGCCCGTTTCTGTGCTGGATGTTTCTCAGTCATCGGAGACCCAACGAGACCGGAAAAATAAATCTACTTTAtttaaatgtgaccctggaccacaaaaccagttttCTGTTGCACAGGTATATTTTGGCGATggtatatttagattttatttttggttttatgtcaaaaatcatcataatattaagtaaacattaagttccatgaagatattttgtaaatttccttccataaataaataaaaactcaattTTTAGATAGCTAAGAATTTAATTTGGACGTCTTTCACcatgattttctcagtatttggaCTATTTTTAAACACTCAGATTCCAGATGtcaataaaaattacaaacattgtCCAATCCTGACAAAGTATGACTGGAAAGCTTGTTTATTCGAATTTCAACGAATACATAAATGTCAAtttcaaaaaaattacatttatggcatattttgtggtccagggtcagaTATCTGAAATAATATTTGTATACCTGTATAATTTATAACCCCTTATGtggataaaaatgtttattaatattttttttgttggttAAACCTCATTTTTATGGTACTGTTTAGACATTCTACCGACTGCAAGTAGCTACGGTGTTAATGGACTGTTAGGTTAGGGCTGTAAGTtcacatgtacttgcaaaattaCTTACTGTGTGTTGGAGTTCACCATAATAAAGATAGGCTATTAAAAAATCTACTAATACCACAAGTCACAAACTTAAAATCAACAGAATGTCTAAAAAGAATCATCAAAGTGTTCCTTTGTTATGTgtgtatgtaataatattttaatacactATGCTAGACtttcattttctttaaatttatgcgactttttatatttttctgtgtctttttacattcatacactTAAAAAGTTCAATAAACTAATGTACAATGCTTAAATGAGTAGAAATGCATTCGTGCTTATCTTAATGTATTATGGTTACCTATTTTATAGTATAGGCTGTTGGTTTTTGTTTTAACTTTACGTTTTTTTCCCCACGCATGCAGTAAACGTGTTATTTGAGGGTTTCCTAAACAAAGAAATGATAGTTCAGAATGATAACATGGATTTGAAGTAACGTCTAAGTGGCTGTTTCACAGACGTGTCATTATAACCACAAGGTGTCATTATTGTGTTAAGCAGCTTCAGAGTCAATTATTCTCATTTCCCACGTTATCATTTATGGCTTTGTTAGCCGTGGGAGTAAAACAAGACGCTGGCATATATGAAATCCCAGAGGTTATTGTTACAGTAACATCTAAAGAGTCTTTGTACATACAATTTCCagctaaatatgaaataaaaagaatTTATTTCTTGAATTTAtgccttcatttttttatttgtatttattttacctGCACAGAAATCATGTCGTATATAGATATGAATTACAAGTTAGGAGAAACAAATGAAaatcaaaacttatttttttcttcgGGAGCCTCAGGAGCGCTAGATCCTAACAGAGAACATCAAAACTCATTTTTAATCCTCACTGCATATATCCTACAACACACTGTCACTGTTAATGCTAAGTTCAGATATTCACAATACAATCTGATCATTTTACAGTTATTCTGTGTTATAATATTCTGTTAAAAGAGTACCGTCAGTCTGTGCACAGCTCTGTTGTCCAGATGTGGAAGGTGTGGGATCTGTTGGTCCCTCGGGTACTGAAGAACCAGCAGGGAATCTACAGTGCAGAACAATATTGCGGTAACATAAAGGGTTTAACAGATTCACACTTGATCTGTGAGCTGCAACATAACAAAGAGGCTGGTGAGCAAATATCaatttaaatacacattcttttttaagagttcacacttagctgatgattgataataaagcgtatTTGTTGTGCTGTCAAAacatccttgagcccggggctccctcccatctaaagggcgagaggggagtttgagctcaggtaggtctcgagaactcccaaGCTTGTAAATGTACTGAGATATACTTGGCTAAGAGTTGCTTTAAGATGCTGTTTTGGAGTAGTCAATttggtgtatgtctttggacggtgggagaaAACCGGTAAACCTGGGGGaaacgtgaacacagggagaacatgcaaacttctcacagaaacgccatctggcCCAGTGAGGGGCCGAGCCAGcagcgttcttgctgtgaggcaacagtgctaaccactgggctgctgTGCCACCCTATCAtagaaggggaggagtaggggtggattcttcaagatgaagatgactggagtggaaaactctggttatttatagtcattattcatctgattggtgcaatatACAGAGCTAATGCGATACCAGCCCTGTTCAACCATAAGCATATGATCCTCTCGaaactagtttataaataaaccacacttggTGATAGGTGGCGGAATACACACAAAAGTATGTCAAAATGCATTGTGGCAAGAATGTTCGTAAATGTGTATTatgcaaacataaaaaattaagaaagagTATCAGGGAGAAATCAATTCATCAATAATCAACTGAACTGAACCAACTGTATTGCAAAATGATTCGTTTAGAAGGGTTCAACACCCACAAGAACTACTTTCCAACAAATAACAACATCAACATTGTAAATGTTTGCTCTACTAAATGtgattaattaattgtttaatataatttaattttctaTCTTTGTAAATTATGTATCCTTTTATCAATTTTCAAGCCTTGTTTTGGTCTGTCAGTTAAACAGGCCGTGAATTGacaattaatgattattattcctttaaattaggggtgcccaaactcggtcctggagggccagttagttccaaccccaatcaaacacactgggctagttaatcaagctcttactaggctttagAAACACCCTtgaaggtgtgttgaggcaagttggagctaaactcagcaagacacctgccctccagggccgagtttagacacccctgctttaaatgaaacaaatgtcTCATTAATACAACAAAATTTACAATCTGAGATAAGACGTGTATTACTaatgctgcgtcccaaatcgcatactatctgtcctaaatagtatttaaaaaatagaattagtatgtcccaaatcttAGTAGCCTacgttgaaaagagtatgccaaatgTTCCCGGATGGTTTACAATTTCTGGTAAAATTTCAAGTGTAGAACCTTCCATACTCTAATtgctgatattgcccacagtaTACTGAtgtgaattcgattagaactacaaacgcgggtgaaaagtgtaaataaactacaaacatggtggacgCGAGAGACCAAttgtcaagtagagaggcttcggtataGATAGTTACTTATtatctagcccactggaaaatatttaaattgcgCTTTTCATGTTATATTTCATCCTCAACAACAGAACTAAACCTATATAAAaacgtgtttggacattaacgtctAAATGCATAATTATCTAAatacctgaggagatttctctgcatgaaagactcgtgaatgggAGATTGTCCTGCtactgcttctccaataaggtaggaaattaaatattagagaaatgtggatgattgacagggctcataactaagcaacacaacaATCTGTTAATGaagaagtagtatgtcccaaagcttgcatactcttctgttacacactcaaaagtatatatatttttttttacaaaataaagtacatacttttagggtgttgtataagtatgcaaattgggatgcagcTTAAGTTTGCTAAGACCACCCTCCACCTGTATACCACTgacatttttaaacagcatttagtGAATTCCTGTGACTTTGGCAGTTCAATTGGTGCACTAAACCAATGAATCATAAACAAATGTTTGGAAGTATCATTTTGAGAGTGCTATTGCTAGTATCAGTATATTGGATCCGTGCATTaactcttaaaggaatagttcagccaaaaaagaAATCATTTACTCATACTCCACTTGATCAAAACACTGAACACAAAGGAACTACACTGTACAATTTAGGGGGAAAAccgccattgacttgcatagtattctttggttcctactatagatgtcaacaACTGCCTttccccccaacattcttcagaatatctagttttgtgatcaacagaagaaaaaaattcctAAATGAGGAAatagttattttttgtttgtttgaactgTTCCTTAAATTGTTCACAGTTGTTGATCAAGCAAAGCAAAATGACTCAATGCTCCTGACTAACTTCTGAAGAATGCAGACTATGCAATATTGTTTATGTACATTTGATGCCTTTTTACACCTGAATAGTGGACAAGcctaaactttttatttacttaaattaaatcTATGTTAAGTTGTGTTTATGAATGCTTATGTACATCTTATTTTATCACTGGCTGTTTGCTTGTCTTCCATATTTTCTGTAGTTTATATTAAGCtacattcttatttattttttcacaaatatGACCTGATCCGTAACTCAAGTCATGAATCACTGTTCCCCTACATTACATACAACATCTCCTGAGAAATCTGTTTGGGTTCCTAGAAACTGCAACTGTTTCCAACAACGCAACACTTCTAAGGAAAGAGGAATAAGGCTAAATCATCAGATGTTTGTTATTAGTGGTCTATCTGTGATAAGCAGACTGAAGATGAGCCTCACGTGGAGGTGTAGAATCTGCTCTCCTCTCCGTCCAAGATGCCGTGATACGTTCCGATCTCCATCTCCACCTTCATCTTATTGTTGAGCAGGGTTTCATAATCGCGGCGCTGCTGCTCGATGTCTCCGCGGATGTCGGTGAGCTCGGCCTCCAGCTTTCCGATAACAGAGCCCAGATTTTGGAGCTCGATGTCGTGCCAGTGTTTGGCATCGTTGAGGGCGTTTTCCAGGCCGCGTTTCTGCAGGGATGATATATAGGTAAGTTTTGTAAAACGAATAATGCTGATCTTTTCTTTTGAGATGACTGTGTCCTACCAGAGCTCTGATCGATTCTGTCTCGGCCTGCAGATTCTGGATCTTGCAGCCGGCATCATTACACTCCGTCTTCAGACACTCCATCTCCTCTTCCTCTTGACTCAGCTTACTGTTCAAACTCCCAGCCTGCTGCACATGCACAGTTAGACCACTGTGATGTTATGACTGGAAATTGTTTGGTTATTATTGGATACGAACATCAGCAAGGGGGTCATGTTGGTGGCAGTAATGACTGGTATGACTATGTGATATTAAGTAAGTGTAAAATAACAATGAGcaatacttttattaaaaaaaaatttaaatgttggtTGATTTGACTAATATATTACCCTACACAAAGCAGTCTGTTATTGTTTCTTCTGGATTTTGAAAGAAATTTTGATTTAATGGGATTGATCATCCTAAATCGCAAtgtgtgtcatcatttactcactctttacctGTTCAAAACCAAACACAGAAGaggatattttgtagaatgttggaaATGGCGAGccattgactaccatagtattatttttttgctaCTATGGTAGTCAACGGCtgccagttttcaacattcttcaaaatatcttcctttttaTTCAACAGAAAGAAAAAGTTGCCCATAAAGgtgtgagtaaatattgagtCAATTTTCCTTTTGGGTAAACTGGCTCTTTAATGCTAATTCAATatttactaattcattcattttcttttcggcttagtccctttattaatccggccacagcagaatgaaccgccaacttatccagcaagtttttacgcagcggatgcccttccagccgcaacccatctctgggaaacatccacacacacattcacacacactacggacaatttagccaacccaattcacctgtaccgcatgtctttggactgtgggggaaaccaaagcacccagaggaaacccacgcaaaggcagggagaatatgcaaactccacacagaaacgccaactgagctgaggttcgacccagcgaccttcttgctgtgaggcgacagcactacctactgcgccactgcctcgcctaagtacattattattattattattattattattattattattattattatcagggatgcactgatatggaTTTTTAGGCCGATATAGATAACCGATAACTGTTTTGTATGCTGTTGTTTGCATGTTAAAAttaatcagcattttaaaatgctaaatttaatgtgtcagacacaaaatagacacgtcatgTTATGCACAATTTTGCAATCTTTTGACTTTAATATATCGACCTATTATTGATATCAAACcaataacattaacatttaagacagcatttatcggccgatattgATATGGCCGTCgatatatcatgcatccctaattattttcatcattattattagatattttttactGACTACAAAATTTATAAGGGCAGTGGAAAGatcaaaaaatgaatatatttatacatatatatttatacattttatacaatataaatTTTTGCAAAACTATTTGGCCCAAGTTTTTCTAATAAATATCTTTGAGACGGTGGCTTACCTTGCACTCAAAGTAGGCATACGTCTCTGCACGGTTCTTCTCCACCACCCTCTCCCAGTGAGAGCGAATGAAGGACAGAATCTGGTCCAGGCTGGTCTCAGTAGGAGCGTCCGGCTCATCAACCTCACGACCGGACATCTGCTTATAGAGCATTTTAACATCCTGGAGAAGAGCAAAAGAACATCCCAATTTAACACTGAAACCCAAAAAGAATTGAGCTGTGGAGTTTATCTCGTGAACTCACCTCCATATGACTCTGCTCCACATTTATCAGCTCGGTCTTCATGCTCTCAATCTCATTCTCGAGGTCCATCCTGGTCAGGTTTGCATCATCGATGACTTTGTACAGAGAGTTGATTTCCTCCTCCACTGCTTTACGGAACGGCTGCTCATTCTCATATCTACACAATCATCCAGAGGAACACTTTATAGAATACATTTACTGAAAAACTGTTTCTTATGATGAAGGTAAGCAGTGAAACACACTCACACCTCTCTTTAAAGTCCTCTGCATTGGCCTGAACATTCTCAGTCTGAAGCATAAGTCGAGCGTTGTACAGAATAGCTTCACTGACCTGACAGAAAGCAGGGAAAGTAGGAATATGTTAATCTGTATGCCTcagaactttatttatttattttttaaaacataatacatttactaaataaatttacgaaacaaaatattataaatagtcatataatgtaaaatataagaaTAAAATCTGATGTTGatgtaaatgtaagattttttatactgaattatttttcattcattcattcattcattcattttctttatagcttagtccctttattaatcaggggtcaccacagcagaatgaaccgccaacttattcagcatattttttaagcagcggatgtccttcccatcactgggaaacacacatacactcccattcacacacatacactacggacaatttagcctacccaattcacatgtaccacatgtctttcgacttgtggaggaaaccagagcacccggaagaaactaaacgaacatggagagaacatgcaaactctaaacagaaatgccaactgacccaggcaaggtttggcgatcatgctacccactcatggcgatcatgctacccactgagccaccgtgacacccctaattaattttttttatatatatattgtacaaaaaaacAATTAGAATAATATCTAAATCAGTATGGaataaaaagtcatatttttcAGAGGCTTGattataacattaaaaacagCATTCGTAAATCAGTAGCATAACTGATGTTACATATACAGCTATGGCCAAATTTAAAGAGACCTCTTAAAAATACTTTCTCTGGATTTATGATTCATAATGTTTAAGTaactttttttattctgtaaattttgtttcttctaaatgtaaaataaacgtTTTGCATGAAAAGAGAAAGAGGTGCTTGATGTTTCAGACATGTATATATCCATTTCCAAAAAAAACAATACCAATGTCAggaaatctatatttatttgataaaataatcCAGATTTTTGATCATTACAAATTAAACAATTTGTTATTCTGACAAATTGTAATTTTCAAAgatgttttatttgaaatttggtaAAATTATGAGCCCTTTACCaaaataatattaacatcttaaacTTAAAGCTGCAAAAATCCAGATTATAtcgatttattattaaaaaatatatattttttattttgttcttattttttagaattttaaatattataataaaatctcaaaaaagtttCCCAGAAAAGCCTCAGTTTTTTTACTATACTGATTTCCATTTTATttgagattaaataaaaaatataaattaaaatcttGCTAATGGAGGGCAGACATGTAAACTTATTAAAATAGATTtccaaaaaataaattgtatttaaaaaaggaaaagaaaaaaaagtataactttaataaaaaatggtACGTTAATTTCCATAAAATGTTACAATATTTTCACTCAACTACACCATTTCAGAAATGATTTCTGCTATATGACCTCTACAACTCATCTATAAATCCATCCCAGTCTAACATCCTCCTACCTGTATATAAACATCCTCCCAGTCTTGTTTCAGGCCGGTCCATGTCCCAGCGCTGACGGCTTTACGATCCAAGCAGTGTCTGATCTGTTCCTCCAGCTGCTTGTTGAGCTGCTCCAGAGCATGGACTTTATCTCTGTACTCCAACAGGCATGTGTTCAGGCTGTCCACACCAAATGGATGGCCTTGCTCTCCAGGCTGAGCCACCACAGGAACGCTCGAGCATCTGAGGCCCTGCAGAAACACGCTGCTGATACCCAGAGCCCTGCGGGACACTCGTGTGCCCAGGCTACTGCCTCCTCCGGTGGGAGCATTGCCTACGAAAACTCCCCGAGGCGCAGAGGTGGCAGCCGCGCTCATGCGTCCTACACTGCCAGGACGCTCCGCTGCACCCTGGCCCAGGAAGGAGGATCGGCGTCTTGGAAGAGGCATTCCTGTCCTGATGCTTTTGAAGTGACAGGCCACTATTAGTCCATAGACATGACCACAACGCAAGCGTGAATGTCCACTAAGCTCCTTTCAGCTAAACGGCAACAGCGGGCAGCGAAGCCTCTTTATGGGGGTCTGGGCTTCTGGAAATCAGCTTCTTTGTTTTGGTACTATTGTGAAAGTGATGCTGGTGATGCTCTTTGTTCATCACCGCTAGGCTGTTTTTGGCTGCCTCAGCATAGTGGTCTTCTCAGGAAAGCTCTATGGGCCAATCCAGGACCCTCTCTCAGTATGTTTGACAATAACTTTTGGGGGGGAGGCTGAACTATCATCACAATGACCCAACAGAGCATTTGTCTGCTTGTGGTTGGGCTCATATGTGTGTTTATGAGAGATATGCTAAATGTTGCATAAGCTCACATGAATtttttggccaaaaaaaaaaaatgtttaaaaatgttatgtgattttcttctgttgaacacaacggTGATGCTATGAACAATGTTTGCAGctttagtaatattaatatagtaatactggtttctagctttctttaaaatacccgcttttgcgttcaacagaataaagaatgtCACACAAGTTTTAATCAAAgtgaagggcgagtaaatgagatcttttttattttataggtgAACTATTTCTGCAACAAAGAGCAGTATATGTTggaaatattattgaaaaaaagaGTTAAATTGCCTCACAAGATGATTCTGCATTTGATAAGTAATCTTTACCACATTTTCCTGTTTGTAGGTAGTAGATTTGTGTGTCTGTCATCAAAACAGAGAAGTCAGAACAACCTTTTCCCATGAGAAAGTgggttttcatttatttgtttattatttgtttaatttatcatAATATATGCATTTTGTGTCTGACCCACTGCATAAAACTACAGGGAAGTATCTGATCTACATGGTATTTTAAgacttgaacacacacacatatatatatatatatatatatatatatatatatatatatatatatatatatatatatatatatatatatatatatatatatatatatatatatatatatatatatatatattagggatgtgcggagcagccggtatttgtatttgtatttgtatttgttgaggggggaaaagtatttgtatttgtatttgtatttgtatttgttgaggggggaaaagtatttgtatttgtatttgtatttgtattcgagtaaaattcaaaatgacgcaaaaatatatataaatatatataaataaatatataaaaataaatatatataaatttttctattacacttctaatttacgttatagtgaaagtattgtttaattatacccattatataaattatagacatgcaatattggctgttgtttttgaacatgtgataagaaatgtcattgaaaagaaaataacatagaagccattatctcatccatggttaaaccaacaactaataaaatcccattgtgaatattatgaaacccaccaccaccgttcttgaaactgaatagacagaataaaaacaaataatacttcaaaaaactgttcttcctctgaaataactttttttcaatggacagaattccaaaaactaatattaactaaataaatctaaataaaaccctgcctgggagatctggcagaacaaaagtattctatataatactaaaagatacagccctgctattgtcatctgccagccacaaaacagacacaaagtttgtttgtttgtttatttagagatatctgcaaatatttttcaatggaagtcaatggaggaatatgactagtcagtcataatatatttgcagatatttccaatctgactagtcaaattataattatgacaagtcaaaatataattagagatatctctaaatatatttatggatagtctgaacaaggtttaaatgctaaaacggcttgccatacgctctcccccagtagcacagtggagagttctctagttatatcctttcagtcgtttgttatgcagtgacatgcagtcaaatattttgccaaacagtccttagggatgcggtgac
This genomic window contains:
- the bfsp2 gene encoding phakinin isoform X2 codes for the protein MPLPRRRSSFLGQGAAERPGSVGRMSAAATSAPRGVFVGNAPTGGGSSLGTRVSRRALGISSVFLQGLRCSSVPVVAQPGEQGHPFGVDSLNTCLLEYRDKVHALEQLNKQLEEQIRHCLDRKAVSAGTWTGLKQDWEDVYIQVSEAILYNARLMLQTENVQANAEDFKERYENEQPFRKAVEEEINSLYKVIDDANLTRMDLENEIESMKTELINVEQSHMEDVKMLYKQMSGREVDEPDAPTETSLDQILSFIRSHWERVVEKNRAETYAYFECKAGSLNSKLSQEEEEMECLKTECNDAGCKIQNLQAETESIRALKRGLENALNDAKHWHDIELQNLGSVIGKLEAELTDIRGDIEQQRRDYETLLNNKMKVEMEIGTYHGILDGEESRFYTSTFPAGSSVPEGPTDPTPSTSGQQSCAQTDGSSAPEAPEEKNKF
- the bfsp2 gene encoding phakinin isoform X1; translation: MPLPRRRSSFLGQGAAERPGSVGRMSAAATSAPRGVFVGNAPTGGGSSLGTRVSRRALGISSVFLQGLRCSSVPVVAQPGEQGHPFGVDSLNTCLLEYRDKVHALEQLNKQLEEQIRHCLDRKAVSAGTWTGLKQDWEDVYIQVSEAILYNARLMLQTENVQANAEDFKERYENEQPFRKAVEEEINSLYKVIDDANLTRMDLENEIESMKTELINVEQSHMEDVKMLYKQMSGREVDEPDAPTETSLDQILSFIRSHWERVVEKNRAETYAYFECKQAGSLNSKLSQEEEEMECLKTECNDAGCKIQNLQAETESIRALKRGLENALNDAKHWHDIELQNLGSVIGKLEAELTDIRGDIEQQRRDYETLLNNKMKVEMEIGTYHGILDGEESRFYTSTFPAGSSVPEGPTDPTPSTSGQQSCAQTDGSSAPEAPEEKNKF
- the bfsp2 gene encoding phakinin (The RefSeq protein has 3 substitutions compared to this genomic sequence), giving the protein MPLPRRRSSFLGQGAAERPGSVGRMSAAATSAPRGVFVGNAPTGGGSSLGTRVSRRALGISSVFLQGLRCSSVPVVAQPGEQGHPFGVDSLNTCLLEYRDKVHALEQLNKQLEEQIRHCLDRKAVSAGTWTGLKQDWEDVYIQVSEAILYNARLMLQTENVQANAEDFKERYENEQPFRKAVEEEINSLYKVIDDANLTRMDLENEIESMKTELINVEQSHMEDVKMLYKQMSGREVDEPDAPTETSLDPILSFIRSHWERVVEKNRAETYAYFECKQAGSLNSKLSQEEEEMECLKTECNDAGCKIQNLQAETESIRALKRGLENALNDAKHWHDIELQNLGSVIGKLEAELNDIRGDIEQQRRDYETLLNNKMKVEMEIGTYHGILDGEESRFYTSTFPAGCSVPEGPTDPTPSTSGQQSCAQTDGTLLTEYYNTE